In a genomic window of Lepisosteus oculatus isolate fLepOcu1 chromosome 3, fLepOcu1.hap2, whole genome shotgun sequence:
- the rfk gene encoding riboflavin kinase, translating to MKNLPYFCRGEVIRGFGRGSKELGIPTANFPDSVVDNLPADICTGIYYGWACVGNGDVHKMVMSIGWNPYYKNTKKSMEAHIIHTYKEDFYGEMLSIVIVGYIRPEKSFDSLDALIAAIHSDIEEAQKRLDLPDCRKLREDNFFRTSANQIMNGH from the exons ATGAAGAACCTTCCGTATTTCTGCAGAGGTGAGGTGATTCGAGGGTTTGGCAGAGGGAGCAAGGAACTTGGGATCCCGACAG CTAATTTTCCCGACAGTGTGGTTGATAACTTGCCAGCTGATATCTGTACTGGCATTTATTATGGCTGGGCCTGTGTAGGGAATGGAGATGTGCACAAAATGGTCATGAGCATCGGCTGGAACCCCTACTACAAGAACACCAAGAAATCAATG GAAGCGCATATTATCCACACCTACAAAGAAGATTTTTATGGAGAAATGCTCAGCATAGTCATTGTTGGCTACATTCGTCCGGAAAAAAGTTTTGATTCTTTAG ATGCTCTCATAGCAGCAATTCACAGTGACATTGAAGAGGCACAGAAGAGGCTAGATTTACCTGATTGCAGAAAGTTAAGAGAAGACAACTTCTTCAGGACATCAGCAAACCAAATAATGAATGGCCATTGA
- the LOC102691186 gene encoding beta-1,3-galactosyl-O-glycosyl-glycoprotein beta-1,6-N-acetylglucosaminyltransferase has protein sequence MSLRRLIFQYRRKKLLLTGFFLLTTLCIFHIQIKEAVEEYKRLELINEDSETNFNCTKIIQGDVEEIGRARLQVITVGFKNKPRLTNDHFIELTKNCENFRKARKYITFSLSKEEKEFPIAYSLVVHHKIDTFERLLRSIYAPQNFYCIHVDKKSPVSFLVAVKGIASCFDNVFVASQLESVIYASWGRVQADINCMKDLYRHSSSWKYFINLCGMDFPIKTNLEIVGMLKALNGKNSLETEKMPPNKEMRWKKHYEIVDGHIKKTNYNKDPPPIETPVFSGGAYIVVSRDFVQHVLEEQKILNFIEWTKDTYSPDELLWATLQRIPVVPGSIPVGSKYDVTDMNAIARFVKWSYFEGVLSKGALYPPCTGTHVRSICVYGAGDLNWILQQHHLFANKFDIDVDPFAIQCLEEHLRHKSLTAAAIQIFGKFKMW, from the coding sequence ATGTCATTAAGGAGATTGATCTTTCAATACAGAAGGAAGAAATTGCTGTTGACTGGGTTCTTTCTTTTAACTACCCTTTGCATCTTTCACATTCAAATAAAAGAGGCAGTGGAGGAGTACAAAAGATTAGAGCTGATAAATGAAGATTCAGAGACAAATTTCAATTGCACAAAAATTATTCAAGGTGATGTTGAAGAAATTGGGAGGGCAAGGCTTCAGGTGATCACagttggttttaaaaataaaccccGCTTAACCAATGACCACTTCATTGAACTGACAAAAAACTGTGAGAACTTCAGAAAAGCTCGGAAGTACATAACCTTTTCACTCAGCAAGGAAGAAAAAGAATTCCCCATTGCTTATTCTTTGGTTGTTCATCACAAAATCGATACATTTGAAAGACTCCTAAGATCCATTTATGCACCTCAAAATTTTTACTGTATCCATGTGGACAAAAAATCTCCAGTATCCTTCTTAGTTGCAGTTAAAGGTATAGCATCTTGctttgataatgtttttgttgcCAGTCAATTAGAAAGTGTCATCTACGCAAGCTGGGGTAGGGTCCAGGCAGATATTAACTGCATGAAAGACCTGTACAGACACAGTTCAAGCTGGAAGTACTTCATCAATCTCTGTGGCATGGATTTCCCTATAAAAACCAACCTGGAAATCGTTGGAATGCTGAAAGCCTTGAATGGAAAGAATAGCctagaaacagaaaagatgCCACCCAACAAGGAAATGAGATGGAAGAAACATTACGAAATTGTAGatggacacattaagaaaacaaattataatAAGGATCCTCCCCCAATTGAAACCCCTGTGTTTTCAGGTGGGGCCTATATTGTGGTCAGTAGAGACTTTGTACAACATGTACTTGAAGAACAGAAGATACTCAACTTCATTGAGTGGACAAAAGATACTTACAGTCCTGATGAATTATTGTGGGCAACACTTCAAAGAATTCCTGTTGTTCCAGGATCTATTCCAGTAGGCTCAAAGTATGATGTAACAGATATGAATGCCATAGCTAGGTTTGTAAAATGGAGTTATTTTGAAGGTGTTCTCTCTAAAGGAGCCCTGTATCCTCCATGTACTGGCACACACGTTCGGTCAATTTGTGTTTATGGAGCAGGGGATTTGAATTGGATTCTACAGCAGCACCACTTATTTGCCAACAAATTTGACATAGATGTGGATCCATTTGCAATTCAGTGTTTGGAAGAGCATTTAAGGCACAAGTCACTTACTGCAGCAGCCATACAGATTTTTGGAAAATTTAAGATGTGGTAG